In Sphaeramia orbicularis chromosome 1, fSphaOr1.1, whole genome shotgun sequence, a genomic segment contains:
- the epn3b gene encoding epsin-3 isoform X2 has protein sequence MTTSALRRQVKNIVHNYSEAEIKVREATSNDPWGPSSSLMSEIADLTFNVVAFAEVMGMVWKRLNDSGKNWRHVYKALTLLDYLLKTGSERVAQQCRENAFTIQTLRDFQYVDRDGRDQGANVREKARQLVCLLRDEERLRQERSQALKTKERMAGGGSGGGGGVYGGIPPSYHPGRRTSQPSMAVLYGEEFSRSRGSPSSFNSSSSSPRAASDLEQARPQTSGEEELQLQLALAMSREESQKEQRCRQGDESLLQKALDESRRESQSGTQESAMLDLVDIFGCSSEAPPPPSDPWNSSQPAGDINSDPWDSVAVHSSTPVVGSPWTAPPSSHPNTSNPWAPCADSCTDPWEAAPASSSPVNHVWDSPTDGGDNGTDPFTAQEEEKPKQEFPQVNSPPPASPTDAELFRVKVDSDPFAGTDSMPDPFRSDPPVKPQLNGRESASPEMFGLSRLAPPLSAPPTRVCRTPEAFLGPTGASLVNLDALIPPNPPNKTHNNPFLSGLSAPSPTNPFHCDQPRLTLNQMRPSSTSPLPPHMLSYSPSLPLPLAHQLPVLPSSFTQPPAGILDLPSNLPQPLLPLSPRQASRTHTQAQTHSHNPFL, from the exons ATGACAACCTCAGCTTTGCGCCGGCAAGTGAAGAATATTGTCCACAATTATTCAGAAGCAGAGATCAAG GTTCGCGAGGCCACGTCAAACGACCCATGGGGCCCTTCCTCGTCTCTCATGTCAGAAATTGCTGACTTGACCTTTAATGTTGTAGCATTTGCTGAGGTCATGGGCATGGTGTGGAAACGCCTCAATGACAGCGGCAAAAACTGGAGACACGTGTACAAG GCTCTAACTCTGCTGGATTACCTGCTGAAGACAGGATCTGAAAGAGTGGCACAACAGTGCCGTGAGAATGCATTCACCATTCAG ACCCTTCGTGACTTCCAGTATGTGGACCGCGATGGCAGGGACCAGGGGGCCAATGTGAGAGAAAAGGCACGACAACTGGTGTGTCTCCTCCGAGATGAGGAGCGCCTCCGTCAGGAGAGGAGCCAAGCCCTAAAGACGAAGGAGCGAATGGCAGGGGGAGGCAGCGGAGGAGGTGGGGGTGTGTACGGAGGCATTCCCCCATCTTACCACCCAGGAAGGCGAACCAGCCAGCCCAGCATGGCCGTGCTGTACGGGGAGGAGTTCAGCCGCTCTAGAGGCTCCCCATCCTCCTTTAACT CCTCGTCGTCGTCTCCTCGTGCTGCCTCAGACTTGGAGCAGGCTCGACCTCAGACCAGTGGGGAGGAAGAGCTGCAGCTCCAGCTGGCCTTAGCCATGAGCAGGGAAGAGAGTCAAAAG GAGCAGCGTTGTCGCCAAGGAGACGAGTCTCTGTTACAAAAAGCCCTGGATGAGAGCAGGAGAGAGAGCCAGTCAGGGACACAGGAG TCAGCTATGCTGGACCTGGTGGACATATTTGGCTGCTCATCTGAGGCCCCTCCTCCTCCCAGTGACCCCTGGAACTCGTCTCAACCGGCTGGTGACATTAACTCTGACCCATGGGACTCTGTAG CAGTTCACTCTAGCACTCCAGTGGTTGGTAGTCCTTGGACGGCCCCGCCCTCCTCACATCCAAACACATCCAACCCTTGGGCTCCGTGTGCCGACTCTTGCACAGACCCCTGGGAAGCAGCGCCCGCCTCCTCCAGTCCTGTCAATCACGTGTGGGACAGCCCAACTGATGGAG GAGATAACGGGACAGACCCCTTCACTGCACAGGAAGAAGAGAAGCCAAAGCAGGAGTTTCCTCAAGTTAACTCCCCCCCACCTGCCAGTCCTACAG ATGCAGAGCTGTTCAGGGTAAAGGTCGACTCTGACCCTTTTGCTGGAACTGATTCCATGCCTGACCCCTTCAGATCAGACCCTCCAGTAAAACCTCAACTAAACGGGCGAGAGTCCGCCAGCCCAGAAATGTTTGGCCTTTCCCGGCTAGCACCCCCGCTCAGCGCCCCCCCTACGCGAGTGTGTCGGACCCCAGAGGCCTTCCTCGGACCTACAGGGGCCTCACTGGTCAACCTGGACGCCCTGATACCCCCCAACCCGCCCAACAAGACACACAACAACCCCTTCCTCTCAG gtctgAGCGCTCCGTCTCCCACCAACCCATTCCACTGTGATCAGCCTCGCCTTACCCTCAACCAGATGCGGCCATCGTCCACCTCACCACTGCCCCCCCACATGCTCTCCTACAGCCCTTCACTACCCCTCCCTCTGGCCCACCAGCTGCCCGTCCTCCCCTCGTCTTTCACACAACCTCCTGCTGGAATCCTGGACCTCCCCTCCAACCTCCCACAGCCCCTGCTGCCCCTATCCCCTCGTCAGGCATCCCGTACCCACACACAGGCACAGACACACAGCCACAACCCTTTCCTCTGA
- the epn3b gene encoding epsin-3 isoform X3, which translates to MSDGKALRRQVKNIVHNYSEAEIKVREATSNDPWGPSSSLMSEIADLTFNVVAFAEVMGMVWKRLNDSGKNWRHVYKALTLLDYLLKTGSERVAQQCRENAFTIQTLRDFQYVDRDGRDQGANVREKARQLVCLLRDEERLRQERSQALKTKERMAGGGSGGGGGVYGGIPPSYHPGRRTSQPSMAVLYGEEFSRSRGSPSSFNSSSSSPRAASDLEQARPQTSGEEELQLQLALAMSREESQKEQRCRQGDESLLQKALDESRRESQSGTQESAMLDLVDIFGCSSEAPPPPSDPWNSSQPAGDINSDPWDSVAVHSSTPVVGSPWTAPPSSHPNTSNPWAPCADSCTDPWEAAPASSSPVNHVWDSPTDGDNGTDPFTAQEEEKPKQEFPQVNSPPPASPTDAELFRVKVDSDPFAGTDSMPDPFRSDPPVKPQLNGRESASPEMFGLSRLAPPLSAPPTRVCRTPEAFLGPTGASLVNLDALIPPNPPNKTHNNPFLSGLSAPSPTNPFHCDQPRLTLNQMRPSSTSPLPPHMLSYSPSLPLPLAHQLPVLPSSFTQPPAGILDLPSNLPQPLLPLSPRQASRTHTQAQTHSHNPFL; encoded by the exons CTTTGCGCCGGCAAGTGAAGAATATTGTCCACAATTATTCAGAAGCAGAGATCAAG GTTCGCGAGGCCACGTCAAACGACCCATGGGGCCCTTCCTCGTCTCTCATGTCAGAAATTGCTGACTTGACCTTTAATGTTGTAGCATTTGCTGAGGTCATGGGCATGGTGTGGAAACGCCTCAATGACAGCGGCAAAAACTGGAGACACGTGTACAAG GCTCTAACTCTGCTGGATTACCTGCTGAAGACAGGATCTGAAAGAGTGGCACAACAGTGCCGTGAGAATGCATTCACCATTCAG ACCCTTCGTGACTTCCAGTATGTGGACCGCGATGGCAGGGACCAGGGGGCCAATGTGAGAGAAAAGGCACGACAACTGGTGTGTCTCCTCCGAGATGAGGAGCGCCTCCGTCAGGAGAGGAGCCAAGCCCTAAAGACGAAGGAGCGAATGGCAGGGGGAGGCAGCGGAGGAGGTGGGGGTGTGTACGGAGGCATTCCCCCATCTTACCACCCAGGAAGGCGAACCAGCCAGCCCAGCATGGCCGTGCTGTACGGGGAGGAGTTCAGCCGCTCTAGAGGCTCCCCATCCTCCTTTAACT CCTCGTCGTCGTCTCCTCGTGCTGCCTCAGACTTGGAGCAGGCTCGACCTCAGACCAGTGGGGAGGAAGAGCTGCAGCTCCAGCTGGCCTTAGCCATGAGCAGGGAAGAGAGTCAAAAG GAGCAGCGTTGTCGCCAAGGAGACGAGTCTCTGTTACAAAAAGCCCTGGATGAGAGCAGGAGAGAGAGCCAGTCAGGGACACAGGAG TCAGCTATGCTGGACCTGGTGGACATATTTGGCTGCTCATCTGAGGCCCCTCCTCCTCCCAGTGACCCCTGGAACTCGTCTCAACCGGCTGGTGACATTAACTCTGACCCATGGGACTCTGTAG CAGTTCACTCTAGCACTCCAGTGGTTGGTAGTCCTTGGACGGCCCCGCCCTCCTCACATCCAAACACATCCAACCCTTGGGCTCCGTGTGCCGACTCTTGCACAGACCCCTGGGAAGCAGCGCCCGCCTCCTCCAGTCCTGTCAATCACGTGTGGGACAGCCCAACTGATGGAG ATAACGGGACAGACCCCTTCACTGCACAGGAAGAAGAGAAGCCAAAGCAGGAGTTTCCTCAAGTTAACTCCCCCCCACCTGCCAGTCCTACAG ATGCAGAGCTGTTCAGGGTAAAGGTCGACTCTGACCCTTTTGCTGGAACTGATTCCATGCCTGACCCCTTCAGATCAGACCCTCCAGTAAAACCTCAACTAAACGGGCGAGAGTCCGCCAGCCCAGAAATGTTTGGCCTTTCCCGGCTAGCACCCCCGCTCAGCGCCCCCCCTACGCGAGTGTGTCGGACCCCAGAGGCCTTCCTCGGACCTACAGGGGCCTCACTGGTCAACCTGGACGCCCTGATACCCCCCAACCCGCCCAACAAGACACACAACAACCCCTTCCTCTCAG gtctgAGCGCTCCGTCTCCCACCAACCCATTCCACTGTGATCAGCCTCGCCTTACCCTCAACCAGATGCGGCCATCGTCCACCTCACCACTGCCCCCCCACATGCTCTCCTACAGCCCTTCACTACCCCTCCCTCTGGCCCACCAGCTGCCCGTCCTCCCCTCGTCTTTCACACAACCTCCTGCTGGAATCCTGGACCTCCCCTCCAACCTCCCACAGCCCCTGCTGCCCCTATCCCCTCGTCAGGCATCCCGTACCCACACACAGGCACAGACACACAGCCACAACCCTTTCCTCTGA
- the epn3b gene encoding epsin-3 isoform X4, whose protein sequence is MTTSALRRQVKNIVHNYSEAEIKVREATSNDPWGPSSSLMSEIADLTFNVVAFAEVMGMVWKRLNDSGKNWRHVYKALTLLDYLLKTGSERVAQQCRENAFTIQTLRDFQYVDRDGRDQGANVREKARQLVCLLRDEERLRQERSQALKTKERMAGGGSGGGGGVYGGIPPSYHPGRRTSQPSMAVLYGEEFSRSRGSPSSFNSSSSSPRAASDLEQARPQTSGEEELQLQLALAMSREESQKEQRCRQGDESLLQKALDESRRESQSGTQESAMLDLVDIFGCSSEAPPPPSDPWNSSQPAGDINSDPWDSVAVHSSTPVVGSPWTAPPSSHPNTSNPWAPCADSCTDPWEAAPASSSPVNHVWDSPTDGDNGTDPFTAQEEEKPKQEFPQVNSPPPASPTDAELFRVKVDSDPFAGTDSMPDPFRSDPPVKPQLNGRESASPEMFGLSRLAPPLSAPPTRVCRTPEAFLGPTGASLVNLDALIPPNPPNKTHNNPFLSGLSAPSPTNPFHCDQPRLTLNQMRPSSTSPLPPHMLSYSPSLPLPLAHQLPVLPSSFTQPPAGILDLPSNLPQPLLPLSPRQASRTHTQAQTHSHNPFL, encoded by the exons ATGACAACCTCAGCTTTGCGCCGGCAAGTGAAGAATATTGTCCACAATTATTCAGAAGCAGAGATCAAG GTTCGCGAGGCCACGTCAAACGACCCATGGGGCCCTTCCTCGTCTCTCATGTCAGAAATTGCTGACTTGACCTTTAATGTTGTAGCATTTGCTGAGGTCATGGGCATGGTGTGGAAACGCCTCAATGACAGCGGCAAAAACTGGAGACACGTGTACAAG GCTCTAACTCTGCTGGATTACCTGCTGAAGACAGGATCTGAAAGAGTGGCACAACAGTGCCGTGAGAATGCATTCACCATTCAG ACCCTTCGTGACTTCCAGTATGTGGACCGCGATGGCAGGGACCAGGGGGCCAATGTGAGAGAAAAGGCACGACAACTGGTGTGTCTCCTCCGAGATGAGGAGCGCCTCCGTCAGGAGAGGAGCCAAGCCCTAAAGACGAAGGAGCGAATGGCAGGGGGAGGCAGCGGAGGAGGTGGGGGTGTGTACGGAGGCATTCCCCCATCTTACCACCCAGGAAGGCGAACCAGCCAGCCCAGCATGGCCGTGCTGTACGGGGAGGAGTTCAGCCGCTCTAGAGGCTCCCCATCCTCCTTTAACT CCTCGTCGTCGTCTCCTCGTGCTGCCTCAGACTTGGAGCAGGCTCGACCTCAGACCAGTGGGGAGGAAGAGCTGCAGCTCCAGCTGGCCTTAGCCATGAGCAGGGAAGAGAGTCAAAAG GAGCAGCGTTGTCGCCAAGGAGACGAGTCTCTGTTACAAAAAGCCCTGGATGAGAGCAGGAGAGAGAGCCAGTCAGGGACACAGGAG TCAGCTATGCTGGACCTGGTGGACATATTTGGCTGCTCATCTGAGGCCCCTCCTCCTCCCAGTGACCCCTGGAACTCGTCTCAACCGGCTGGTGACATTAACTCTGACCCATGGGACTCTGTAG CAGTTCACTCTAGCACTCCAGTGGTTGGTAGTCCTTGGACGGCCCCGCCCTCCTCACATCCAAACACATCCAACCCTTGGGCTCCGTGTGCCGACTCTTGCACAGACCCCTGGGAAGCAGCGCCCGCCTCCTCCAGTCCTGTCAATCACGTGTGGGACAGCCCAACTGATGGAG ATAACGGGACAGACCCCTTCACTGCACAGGAAGAAGAGAAGCCAAAGCAGGAGTTTCCTCAAGTTAACTCCCCCCCACCTGCCAGTCCTACAG ATGCAGAGCTGTTCAGGGTAAAGGTCGACTCTGACCCTTTTGCTGGAACTGATTCCATGCCTGACCCCTTCAGATCAGACCCTCCAGTAAAACCTCAACTAAACGGGCGAGAGTCCGCCAGCCCAGAAATGTTTGGCCTTTCCCGGCTAGCACCCCCGCTCAGCGCCCCCCCTACGCGAGTGTGTCGGACCCCAGAGGCCTTCCTCGGACCTACAGGGGCCTCACTGGTCAACCTGGACGCCCTGATACCCCCCAACCCGCCCAACAAGACACACAACAACCCCTTCCTCTCAG gtctgAGCGCTCCGTCTCCCACCAACCCATTCCACTGTGATCAGCCTCGCCTTACCCTCAACCAGATGCGGCCATCGTCCACCTCACCACTGCCCCCCCACATGCTCTCCTACAGCCCTTCACTACCCCTCCCTCTGGCCCACCAGCTGCCCGTCCTCCCCTCGTCTTTCACACAACCTCCTGCTGGAATCCTGGACCTCCCCTCCAACCTCCCACAGCCCCTGCTGCCCCTATCCCCTCGTCAGGCATCCCGTACCCACACACAGGCACAGACACACAGCCACAACCCTTTCCTCTGA
- the epn3b gene encoding epsin-3 isoform X1: MSDGKALRRQVKNIVHNYSEAEIKVREATSNDPWGPSSSLMSEIADLTFNVVAFAEVMGMVWKRLNDSGKNWRHVYKALTLLDYLLKTGSERVAQQCRENAFTIQTLRDFQYVDRDGRDQGANVREKARQLVCLLRDEERLRQERSQALKTKERMAGGGSGGGGGVYGGIPPSYHPGRRTSQPSMAVLYGEEFSRSRGSPSSFNSSSSSPRAASDLEQARPQTSGEEELQLQLALAMSREESQKEQRCRQGDESLLQKALDESRRESQSGTQESAMLDLVDIFGCSSEAPPPPSDPWNSSQPAGDINSDPWDSVAVHSSTPVVGSPWTAPPSSHPNTSNPWAPCADSCTDPWEAAPASSSPVNHVWDSPTDGGDNGTDPFTAQEEEKPKQEFPQVNSPPPASPTDAELFRVKVDSDPFAGTDSMPDPFRSDPPVKPQLNGRESASPEMFGLSRLAPPLSAPPTRVCRTPEAFLGPTGASLVNLDALIPPNPPNKTHNNPFLSGLSAPSPTNPFHCDQPRLTLNQMRPSSTSPLPPHMLSYSPSLPLPLAHQLPVLPSSFTQPPAGILDLPSNLPQPLLPLSPRQASRTHTQAQTHSHNPFL, from the exons CTTTGCGCCGGCAAGTGAAGAATATTGTCCACAATTATTCAGAAGCAGAGATCAAG GTTCGCGAGGCCACGTCAAACGACCCATGGGGCCCTTCCTCGTCTCTCATGTCAGAAATTGCTGACTTGACCTTTAATGTTGTAGCATTTGCTGAGGTCATGGGCATGGTGTGGAAACGCCTCAATGACAGCGGCAAAAACTGGAGACACGTGTACAAG GCTCTAACTCTGCTGGATTACCTGCTGAAGACAGGATCTGAAAGAGTGGCACAACAGTGCCGTGAGAATGCATTCACCATTCAG ACCCTTCGTGACTTCCAGTATGTGGACCGCGATGGCAGGGACCAGGGGGCCAATGTGAGAGAAAAGGCACGACAACTGGTGTGTCTCCTCCGAGATGAGGAGCGCCTCCGTCAGGAGAGGAGCCAAGCCCTAAAGACGAAGGAGCGAATGGCAGGGGGAGGCAGCGGAGGAGGTGGGGGTGTGTACGGAGGCATTCCCCCATCTTACCACCCAGGAAGGCGAACCAGCCAGCCCAGCATGGCCGTGCTGTACGGGGAGGAGTTCAGCCGCTCTAGAGGCTCCCCATCCTCCTTTAACT CCTCGTCGTCGTCTCCTCGTGCTGCCTCAGACTTGGAGCAGGCTCGACCTCAGACCAGTGGGGAGGAAGAGCTGCAGCTCCAGCTGGCCTTAGCCATGAGCAGGGAAGAGAGTCAAAAG GAGCAGCGTTGTCGCCAAGGAGACGAGTCTCTGTTACAAAAAGCCCTGGATGAGAGCAGGAGAGAGAGCCAGTCAGGGACACAGGAG TCAGCTATGCTGGACCTGGTGGACATATTTGGCTGCTCATCTGAGGCCCCTCCTCCTCCCAGTGACCCCTGGAACTCGTCTCAACCGGCTGGTGACATTAACTCTGACCCATGGGACTCTGTAG CAGTTCACTCTAGCACTCCAGTGGTTGGTAGTCCTTGGACGGCCCCGCCCTCCTCACATCCAAACACATCCAACCCTTGGGCTCCGTGTGCCGACTCTTGCACAGACCCCTGGGAAGCAGCGCCCGCCTCCTCCAGTCCTGTCAATCACGTGTGGGACAGCCCAACTGATGGAG GAGATAACGGGACAGACCCCTTCACTGCACAGGAAGAAGAGAAGCCAAAGCAGGAGTTTCCTCAAGTTAACTCCCCCCCACCTGCCAGTCCTACAG ATGCAGAGCTGTTCAGGGTAAAGGTCGACTCTGACCCTTTTGCTGGAACTGATTCCATGCCTGACCCCTTCAGATCAGACCCTCCAGTAAAACCTCAACTAAACGGGCGAGAGTCCGCCAGCCCAGAAATGTTTGGCCTTTCCCGGCTAGCACCCCCGCTCAGCGCCCCCCCTACGCGAGTGTGTCGGACCCCAGAGGCCTTCCTCGGACCTACAGGGGCCTCACTGGTCAACCTGGACGCCCTGATACCCCCCAACCCGCCCAACAAGACACACAACAACCCCTTCCTCTCAG gtctgAGCGCTCCGTCTCCCACCAACCCATTCCACTGTGATCAGCCTCGCCTTACCCTCAACCAGATGCGGCCATCGTCCACCTCACCACTGCCCCCCCACATGCTCTCCTACAGCCCTTCACTACCCCTCCCTCTGGCCCACCAGCTGCCCGTCCTCCCCTCGTCTTTCACACAACCTCCTGCTGGAATCCTGGACCTCCCCTCCAACCTCCCACAGCCCCTGCTGCCCCTATCCCCTCGTCAGGCATCCCGTACCCACACACAGGCACAGACACACAGCCACAACCCTTTCCTCTGA